The genome window CGCCCGGCAACGAGATCTACCGCTCTGGCAACGTTAGCTTCTTTGAGATCgatgggcggcggcaacgCACCTGGTGCCGCAACCTATGCCTCCTGTCCAAGTGTTTCCTCGATCACAAGACGTTATACTACGACGTCGACCCATTCATGTACTACTGCATGAcggtcaaggacgagttTGGCGACCACCTCATCGGCTACTTTTCCAaagagaaggagagcgCCGAGGGATACAATGTCGCGTGCATCCTCACGCTCCCGCAACATCAGCGCAAGGGATACGGCAAGGTCCTCATCGAGTTTTCGTACGAACTTTCCAAGGTTGAGGGCAAGCTCGGGTCGCCAGAGAAGCCGCTCTCCGATTTGGGTCTTCTGTCGTATCGCGCGTATTGGCAGGAGAAGATTGTCGAGCTACTCCTTGAAAGCGAGGACGAAATCTCGCTCGACGAAATCGCCCACCGAACCGCCATCACGCACGGCGATATCATGCACACCTGCCAGGCCCTCCAGATGATAAAGTATTACAAGGGCCAACACATTATCCACCtcaccgacgccgtcctcgagcaATACCAGAAGACCAGGGCCAAGACAAAGTACACTATCGACCCCGACGCACTCAAGTGGAAGCCGTGAGTTTGAAGAGTTTCAAGCTTGATCAAACTGACCTCAGGCCCGTGTTCACTCGTTCTCAACTCACTTTTGGTTTTTAGATTCCCACGCCGGCATTGTAGCATTCATTTCAGTCTTGTTGTAGTCTTGCGCGATCCATGCAGATTCATGCAGTCCATGTAGTCGATGTAGTCCATGCAGACCAAGTCTTATCTGATACATCCCATCCAATCTATCTCAACCAGAACCCAACCGCTACcgcctcttcttcttgctGGCCTTTGCGATACGCTTGAGTGCGCGCGTCTCCTTGCGCATCCGCGCGTCGACAATCTTGTACTTGCCCTTGACGCCCTTGGGCCGCCCCTGGATACCCTTGTTGTTTCCACGCGCAACAACAATCTTCTTCTCCGGCCGCTTAGTGTTGGCCGCCCTACGGAGGAGCCTGGCGACAGCGCGAGCCTTTTCGCTCTCGTTGAGGTCCTCGGTCTCCATGACGCCggcagccttcttcttAGCTCGCTCGAGACGGGTATGCTCGACCCGCTTCTTGCGcatcttggcctcggcgaccttcTTGATTGGCCGCGCGTCCAATGCCCTCTGCCGATCGCGGAGTGCCGCGATCGCCTCCTTCGTGATCGGGATGTTGGGCCGGTAGTGCTTGgcttcgtcgtcgaggaaccACGCAGGCAGACCGTCCTTGTTGTACGTCGAGAGGCGGTTGAAGCCCTGGTCTACGAGCTGGCTCGCCGTGATCTCGCGGTTCACCAGCTTGTTCGCAAGCGTCTGGGCCTCGGCAGTCAACAGacccttcttcttgatctGGTCCTGCAGCGTCGCGTCCTgatcctcgtcgtcgacatccCACTCAGGCTCGTCATCAATATCCTGCGGCACAatctcaaactcgtcctcgtcctcctcttcgtcgtcgagcgtTGACTCGAGGCTCGATTCAGAATCCGACGCCATCTCGACGTCCGAgtcgccgtcctcatcctcatcatccgagtcctcgtccatctcgtcgtcctcatcctcgtcgtcctcgggccCGTCGAGCGCACCAAGGTCTCCCAAGTCCTTGAACACGCCCTGGTCAAACCACACCTGCGCCTGCCGGCTCATGTTGGCGCGCGATTCATCCGGCGCGAGCGTCGTCATCAACCGCTTCGGCTTGGGCGCGAGAGGGCGGGCATTGTCCGGGATCGtgatcttggccttgcgcttgggcTTGACGGGAGCtggcgcctcgtcgtcgctcgagTCGTCGCTGTTTGGCTCCTCaccgagcttggccttctccgccGCGACCACGTCCCAAccgccatcctcgctctcgtagtcctcgacctcctcgttgTCACCACGGCGAGGCACCCGCACCATCTGGTCGCGGTACCccttgtcgacgccgtcgtcctcgtcgtcgctgccgtcgcGGATACCGTGCCACGCGTCAAAGTTCCGGTCCTTCATCCGCTGCTGCTTGACCTTGTActtggcgtcgcggtcCGCCATGCGTTCCCGGTACTCGTCGTACATGCTGTCGAGGCCTGCCTCGAGCGCTGCCGTGCGCtgctcccgctcctcgtcagAGGAgagcacctcctcctcttcttccggACGGATCTCGCCTGAtacctcgtcctccgacTCAGACATGCCGTCCGCGTCTTGAACAAAGTCGCGAAGGTTGCGTCCACCAGCGCGTGcgatctcgcgctcgccctcacccagGTCGAACATCTCCTCACCGGCCAACTCGCGGTCTTCCATGTCCAGGTCGGTCGGTGCCGTcatgccgagcttgagcttctgAATCGTCCGTGTCTTGATCTCgttcttgcgcttcttgtcgCGCTTCTGCTTGGACATTTTCTCGTCGTGCAGGCGCTTGAGCTGCGATCGTTAGTTAGAACGAGTTGCTAACCCACCTCCTCAGTGatctgctcctcctcgtcgatcggctcgacattgacctcctcggttgcctcatcctcggccgtggccttgacgtcgaggccgatCTCGAGACGGATCGCGAGGCGCCACTTCATGAGCTCCTTGAagtcgcgcttgccgagcaCCTTGAGGTCGGCACAGTTGGCGATGACATCTGGCGTAGTGTGGCGCGACTTGAGCCAAGCCTTTTCCTCCTCGGTTGCGAACTCGATCTGGTTCATCGTACCCAGAATCTGTACCGGGTCCGGACCGTGGATGTAGTCGTGTGCCGACGCCTTGTGGAACAGCGTGTAATCACCTTCGGCGTAACCCtgacgctggcggcgcgtctTCTCGGGGTTGTAGACGTTGGATTCG of Cutaneotrichosporon cavernicola HIS019 DNA, chromosome: 4 contains these proteins:
- the SPB1 gene encoding uncharacterized protein (Required for proper assembly of pre-ribosomal particles during the biogenesis of the 60S ribosomal subunit), which translates into the protein MGKHDKKSGKGRLDKFYRLAKEQGYRARSAFKLIHLNRKYDLLSKTKCCIDLCAAPGGWLQVAEKYMPKGSLIIGVDLVPIKPLPHTITFTADITTPACRNELRTHMHDWKADLVLHDGAPNVGAAWVQDAFTQNELVLQSLKLACEFLKKGGNFVTKVFRSQDYNSLMWVFSQLFKHVEATKPPSSRGVSAEIFVVCRDFIAPKHIDPKFLDAKHVFKDVSQLPTSITEPEAGAAAPATQTATQAVNAVARLANNPHAESNVYNPEKTRRQRQGYAEGDYTLFHKASAHDYIHGPDPVQILGTMNQIEFATEEEKAWLKSRHTTPDVIANCADLKVLGKRDFKELMKWRLAIRLEIGLDVKATAEDEATEEVNVEPIDEEEQITEELKRLHDEKMSKQKRDKKRKNEIKTRTIQKLKLGMTAPTDLDMEDRELAGEEMFDLGEGEREIARAGGRNLRDFVQDADGMSESEDEVSGEIRPEEEEEVLSSDEEREQRTAALEAGLDSMYDEYRERMADRDAKYKVKQQRMKDRNFDAWHGIRDGSDDEDDGVDKGYRDQMVRVPRRGDNEEVEDYESEDGGWDVVAAEKAKLGEEPNSDDSSDDEAPAPVKPKRKAKITIPDNARPLAPKPKRLMTTLAPDESRANMSRQAQVWFDQGVFKDLGDLGALDGPEDDEDEDDEMDEDSDDEDEDGDSDVEMASDSESSLESTLDDEEEDEDEFEIVPQDIDDEPEWDVDDEDQDATLQDQIKKKGLLTAEAQTLANKLVNREITASQLVDQGFNRLSTYNKDGLPAWFLDDEAKHYRPNIPITKEAIAALRDRQRALDARPIKKVAEAKMRKKRVEHTRLERAKKKAAGVMETEDLNESEKARAVARLLRRAANTKRPEKKIVVARGNNKGIQGRPKGVKGKYKIVDARMRKETRALKRIAKASKKKRR